In one window of Megalopta genalis isolate 19385.01 chromosome 4, iyMegGena1_principal, whole genome shotgun sequence DNA:
- the LOC117223401 gene encoding peritrophin-1, translated as MKGLYTLAVVATLAFLSEGKTIPSEYAGARNGVLFPEPAMAEPPSPINTEVTAKVKCPDSGLVRLPHESDCNMYYECDEGQLTLAACGIGLVFNPTLGLCDLPKNYHCEKLMFR; from the exons ATGAAAG GATTATACACATTGGCCGTTGTTGCCACGTTGGCATTCCTGTCTGAAGGAAAAACTATTCCATCAGAATATGCAGGAGCGCGCAACGGCGTACTGTTTCCAGAACCAGCAATGGCTGAGCCTCCAAGCCCTATCAACACTGAAGTCACGGCAAAAGTCAAATGCCCAGATTCTGGTTTAGTGAGACTGCCCCACGAAAGTGATTGTAATATGTATTACGAATGCGATGAGGGACAGCTTACACTTGCTGCTTGTGGGATTGGTCTAGTCTTTAACCCTACTTTAGGCTTATGTGATTTGCCAAAGAATTATCATTGCGAGAAGCTTATGTTTCGTTAG
- the LOC143259371 gene encoding uncharacterized protein LOC143259371, with amino-acid sequence MIATFAVIATIAMATGVFSNAIPNDCPPDESSVIMRYPHECLCQQYYNCSREEKVLQGCFLGMLFDRNSSSCVPFDAADFSHCDDELPSAWKCPSDGVITLPHETDCTLYYRCQNGQKSLRYCRGGLHFDHLKGLCIWQDSARCARNIGLNLCPPAGSNRSANLPHPCLCDRYYKCADGVPILKKCPPGLQFDYVREICDDPHNFKCVRPIPEIPTTTQTPTTSTTTQSPTTPTTTQTPTTTITTQSPTTPTTTQTPTTTITTQSPTTPTTTQTPTTITTTQSPTTPTTTQTPTTTITTQSPTTPTTTQTPTTITTTQSPTTPTTTQTVTTTITTQSSTTPTTTQTPTTTTTTQSPTTPTTTQTPTTITTTQSPTTPTTTQTVTTTTTTQSPTTPTTTQTPTTTTTTQSPTTPTTTQTPSTPTTTQTPTTPTSSDCPIDCSGKVRLPNPVDCSSYYECYHGRKALLRCSSGLRYNRVADTCDWSWNVVC; translated from the exons ATGATTG CAACGTTCGCGGTCATTGCCACGATCGCGATGGCAACTGGCGTGTTCTCCAACGCGATACCAAATGACTGTCCACCGGACGAATCCTCGGTGATTATGAGATATCCGCACGAGTGTTTGTGCCAACAGTATTACAATTGCTCGCGCGAGGAGAAGGTTCTACAAGGTTGCTTCCTGGGAATGTTGTTCGATCGAAACTCCAGCAGCTGTGTCCCATTCGACGCAGCGGACTTCAGCCACTGCGACGACGAGCTGCCGTCTGCCTGGAAATGTCCGTCAGACGGTGTGATTACGTTGCCCCACGAAACCGACTGCACCTTGTACTATCGTTGCCAGAACGGCCAGAAGTCTCTGCGATACTGCAGAGGAGGACTGCACTTCGACCACCTGAAGGGTCTCTGCATCTGGCAAGATTCGGCGCGATGTGCCAGGAACATAGGATTGAACTTGTGTCCACCTGCTGGCTCGAACAGGAGCGCAAACCTTCCTCACCCATGCCTCTGCGATCGATATTATAAATGTGCGGACGGTGTGCCCATTTTGAAAAAGTGTCCGCCTGGTCTACAGTTCGACTATGTCCGCGAGATTTGCGACGATCCGCATAACTTTAAATGCGTCAGACCTATCCCAGAGATTCCTACAACTACGCAAACTCCAACTACTTCTACAACTACTCAGAGTCCCACGACTCCTACAACCACACAAACTCCCACGACTACTATAACTACTCAGAGCCCTACGACTCCTACAACCACACAAACTCCCACGACTACTATAACTACTCAGAGCCCTACGACTCCTACAACCACACAAACTCCCACGACTATTACAACTACTCAGAGTCCCACGACTCCTACAACTACACAAACTCCCACGACTACTATAACTACTCAGAGTCCTACGACTCCTACAACCACACAAACTCCCACGACTATTACAACTACTCAGAGTCCCACGACTCCTACAACTACACAAACTGTCACGACTACTATAACTACTCAGAGTTCCACAACTCCTACAACCACACAAACTCCCACGACGACTACAACTACTCAGAGTCCCACGACTCCTACAACCACACAAACTCCCACGACTATTACAACTACTCAAAGTCCCACGACTCCTACAACTACACAAACTGTCACGACTACTACGACTACTCAGAGTCCCACGACTCCTACAACCACACAAACTCCCACGACTACTACGACTACTCAGAGTCCCACGACTCCTACAACCACACAAACTCCCTCGACTCCCACAACTACCCAGACTCCAACCACTCCAACATCGTCAGATTGTCCCATCGATTGTTCAGGAAAAGTACGTCTGCCAAATCCAGTTGACTGTTCTAGCTACTACGAGTGTTACCATGGTAGAAAAGCGTTGTTGCGATGCTCCTCCGGGCTCCGATACAACAGAGTAGCGGATACGTGCGACTGGTCGTGGAACGTCGTGTGTTAG
- the LOC117223400 gene encoding uncharacterized protein LOC117223400, translating into MNRFYLLAIFASTIVASAIVVSAADQIIPICPPDLGSNGVQFIPHEKDCTLYYRCTKTGQYEESCPTHGSAKLCYDDVLKTCNWGAKVLCCNPFLPSSTTVSGPTIIPGNCPGSGKRPHTNCLKYYDSNDNEICCLQNNVFNSDICECDLAKNVKNCSPSIENKKECDW; encoded by the exons ATGAATC GGTTCTACTTGTTGGCGATTTTTGCCTCGACAATTGTTGCCTCGGCGATTGTTGTCTCAGCGGCTGACCAGATCATTCCGATCTGTCCGCCGGATCTTGGATCGAACGGAGTTCAGTTCATCCCTCACGAGAAAGATTGTACTTTGTATTATCGATGCACCAAGACGGGCCAATATGAGGAATCGTGTCCGACCCATGGCTCGGCGAAATTATGTTACGACGACGTACTGAAGACCTGCAATTGGGGCGCGAAAGTGTTATGCTGCAATCCCTTCCTACCATCATCAACAACGGTTTCCGGGCCGACTATCATACCAGGAAATTGCCCAGGGAGTGGTAAAAGACCTCACACAAACTGTCTGAAGTATTACGATAGCAACGACAACGAGATCTGCTGCTTGCAAAATAATGTTTTCAACAGCGATATTTGCGAATGCGATCTGGCAAAGAACGTGAAGAACTGCAGTCCGTCGATAGAGAACAAGAAAGAGTGCGATTGGTAG
- the LOC117223386 gene encoding uncharacterized protein LOC117223386, giving the protein MKRTCILVVVATVIALSEVKEILRECPIEWNKLETTHIPHETNPHWFYKCFLGKKYLMKCPENWDPPFELCYNQELQVCDWPWNVTNCGGGDPGTIPTIPTPTPTIPTPTPTIPTPTPTIPTPTPTISTPTPTIPTPTPTKPTPTPTIPTPTPTIPTPTPTIPTPTIPTPTPTIPTPTPTQPRPNPGKCPSDSRSPHETNCKMYYNPDGTTSCCLEYLVFNPALCVCDRPINVKSCKPTAADYEMCSR; this is encoded by the exons ATGAAAC GCACGTGCATTTTAGTGGTCGTTGCGACAGTGATCGCCCTCTCTGAAGTGAAGGAGATTTTGAGGGAGTGCCCGATAGAGTGGAACAAATTGGAAACGACTCACATTCCACACGAGACGAATCCCCACTGGTTTTACAAATGCTTTCTTGGAAAGAAGTACTTGATGAAGTGTCCGGAAAACTGGGATCCTCCGTTTGAATTATGCTACAATCAGGAGCTGCAGGTCTGCGATTGGCCGTGGAACGTTACCAATTGTGGTGGTGGTGATCCAGGCACAATACCCACAATACCCACACCCACACCCACGATACCCACACCCACACCCACGATACCCACACCCACACCCACGATACCCACACCCACACCCACGATATCCACACCCACACCCACGATACCCACACCCACACCCACAAAACCCACACCCACACCCACGATACCCACTCCTACGCCCACAATACCCACACCCACGCCCACAATACCCACACCCACGATACCCACACCTACGCCCACAATACCCACGCCCACACCCACACAACCCAGGCCCAATCCTGGAAAATGTCCATCGGACAGTAGGTCGCCTCATGAAACGAACTGCAAGATGTACTACAACCCCGATGGAACGACCTCGTGCTGTCTAGAATACCTGGTTTTCAATCCTGCGTTATGCGTGTGCGACCGCCCTATCAACGTAAAATCGTGTAAACCAACGGCTGCTGATTATGAAATGTGTAGCCGTTAA
- the NPF gene encoding neuropeptide F codes for MRRMQSCRNTIYLLVVLVVLGTAMVHCEPEPTRRVDFRNWDALQKYLDYYSINGKPRYGKRGEIPSAISPMGRNWDTMKSMLDVSQEQQHQPPRFDQGRLASRQFLRELESSSDGKHPSRPYHMLDIVENYYDVVQ; via the exons ATGCGAAGAATGCAATCGTGCCGGAACACGATCTATCTGTTGGTCGTCCTCGTCGTTCTGGGGACAGCGATGGTTCACTGTGAACCGGAACCGACGCGAAGAGTCGACTTCAGGAACTGGGACGCCCTGCAGAAGTACCTGGACTATTACTCGATAAACGGGAAACCCAG GTACGGCAAAAGGGGAGAGATTCCATCCGCCATCTCGCCGATGGGTCGGAACTGGGACACAATGAAGTCGATGCTGGACGTCTCTCAGGAGCAGCAACATCAGCCGCCGAGATTTGACCAAGGGAGGCTGGCCAGCCGTCAGTTTCTCCGCGAGCTCGAAAGCTCCAGCGACGGGAAGCACCCTTCGAGGCCGTACCACATGCTGGACATAGTCGAGAATTACTACGACGTTGTGCAATAA